In Vibrio crassostreae, one DNA window encodes the following:
- a CDS encoding helix-turn-helix transcriptional regulator — protein MRDKTLPDPLNSIHRSLFEQLPGCWGCKDTDSVFVYANLAYNQLIGLKQGETCTGLTDFDMPSQTTECAQDFRAQDKHVMDTRSTLKILDIHPYPDGRWHAHIFTKTPWLDDDDNVQGTIFYGQELTDTAILEVGHWVCQATGTKGNQASLAGSEPRVSKLQKRLTSRESEVLFLLLFGKKPQYIASTLNISIKTVEGHVARLKQKFDARSKSQLIEYALDSGLGSVIPETLLKKQISVVLHSD, from the coding sequence TTGCGAGATAAAACATTGCCAGATCCACTCAACTCCATACATCGTTCTTTATTCGAGCAACTTCCAGGCTGCTGGGGCTGCAAAGATACTGACTCGGTCTTCGTGTACGCCAACCTTGCTTACAACCAATTGATCGGCTTAAAACAGGGCGAGACTTGTACTGGCTTGACTGACTTCGACATGCCCAGTCAAACCACTGAGTGCGCACAAGATTTCAGAGCTCAAGACAAACATGTGATGGATACACGCAGTACCCTTAAGATCCTTGATATTCACCCTTATCCAGACGGACGCTGGCACGCCCATATCTTTACTAAAACCCCTTGGCTTGATGACGACGACAACGTCCAAGGCACCATCTTCTATGGCCAAGAGCTTACCGATACCGCGATCTTAGAGGTCGGTCATTGGGTTTGTCAGGCAACAGGAACAAAAGGCAACCAGGCATCGCTTGCGGGGTCAGAGCCGCGCGTGTCTAAACTGCAAAAGCGGCTGACTTCGAGAGAATCAGAAGTGCTGTTCTTACTGCTTTTCGGCAAGAAACCACAGTACATCGCGTCGACGTTAAACATTTCAATCAAAACGGTCGAAGGTCATGTCGCTAGATTGAAACAGAAGTTTGATGCACGTAGTAAAAGCCAGTTAATAGAGTATGCATTGGACTCAGGATTAGGCTCAGTGATCCCAGAAACTCTGCTCAAAAAACAGATCTCCGTTGTTCTGCACAGTGACTGA
- a CDS encoding sigma-54-dependent transcriptional regulator — translation MPKLYFVDDEPAIRDSVEQAMLIEGIDIVCFPNAIEALKKINTTQAGIVITDIHMPVMDGIQLTQKLLSQNPHFQVIVLTGHGDVQTAVSAMKAGAYDFLEKPFVVDALLTAVRKAADKLALVEENNLLRKELAMQNQVGPKLIGQSPSMQALRRELITLDTKTNPLLLFVGDLGTGKRVTAQYTHDLHSHQTAELCPVAAFNLPRSDEATFHQFVLQLFLKHQGGTIYIHETEALTQDQWLWLANLKPTLLRENSCKTNATCIIIATKIVPTTITGELRQFNLLPLAQRTEDIGSLFKHFARGAASRYQLPPPVITEKEIQRLIATHWVENIRQLRQHAELRVLTQIKQPSLDSDTNEQNDDNELDVSIEEQQQSLNQRTDSFEQIILIEALHRHQGRLKEVQQELQVSRKTLYDKLRKHQLDKTDFKNR, via the coding sequence ATGCCCAAACTCTATTTTGTCGACGATGAACCCGCTATCCGAGACTCCGTAGAACAAGCCATGCTGATTGAAGGCATCGATATCGTCTGCTTTCCTAATGCTATTGAGGCTCTAAAGAAGATAAATACCACGCAAGCCGGGATTGTCATTACCGATATTCACATGCCGGTGATGGATGGCATTCAATTAACGCAAAAATTACTGAGCCAAAATCCTCATTTTCAGGTCATTGTACTTACCGGGCATGGTGACGTGCAAACCGCGGTATCTGCGATGAAAGCCGGGGCTTATGATTTTCTGGAAAAGCCGTTTGTGGTCGATGCCCTCCTCACAGCAGTAAGAAAAGCCGCAGATAAGCTCGCACTGGTTGAAGAAAACAACCTATTGCGTAAAGAGTTGGCGATGCAAAATCAGGTGGGCCCAAAACTGATTGGTCAATCGCCATCAATGCAGGCATTACGCCGAGAACTGATCACCTTAGACACCAAAACCAACCCACTTCTATTGTTTGTTGGTGATTTAGGGACGGGGAAAAGGGTCACAGCACAATACACTCATGATTTACACAGTCATCAAACTGCGGAACTTTGCCCTGTTGCTGCGTTTAATTTGCCACGCAGTGACGAAGCGACATTTCATCAGTTTGTTTTGCAACTGTTCTTGAAGCATCAAGGTGGAACGATCTATATCCATGAGACAGAAGCATTAACTCAGGATCAATGGCTGTGGTTAGCGAATCTAAAACCCACTCTACTTCGTGAAAACTCATGCAAGACCAATGCAACTTGTATCATTATCGCAACCAAAATAGTTCCTACTACAATTACAGGTGAACTGCGCCAATTTAATTTACTACCCTTGGCGCAAAGAACGGAAGATATTGGGTCTTTGTTCAAACACTTTGCTCGCGGTGCAGCAAGTCGCTATCAGTTGCCGCCGCCCGTTATTACAGAAAAAGAGATTCAACGACTCATTGCAACGCATTGGGTAGAGAACATTCGCCAGCTTCGCCAGCATGCCGAACTCAGAGTCTTGACTCAAATTAAGCAGCCGTCGCTCGACAGCGATACTAATGAGCAAAATGACGATAACGAACTCGACGTCAGCATTGAAGAACAACAACAGTCGTTAAACCAACGTACCGATAGCTTTGAACAAATTATCTTGATTGAGGCACTACATCGCCATCAAGGTCGTTTAAAAGAAGTACAACAAGAGCTGCAGGTGTCGCGAAAAACGCTGTATGACAAACTAAGAAAGCATCAGCTCGATAAAACCGATTTCAAGAACCGATAA
- a CDS encoding sensor histidine kinase yields MTKILPNLMTPFVLFSLLLGAAGLTATHFMAVQFQEKIVTQQLNEAANKANLQIDSELDKFKQIPNLLSHDPRLLSYFDSSPQTDKISAAQLNQLLFEWSNQSQADTIYIHDPSGTVVASSNYQKPRTFVGENFSFRPYFASAIQGNNTHYVALGARSNVRGYFLSSPLYVENDIVGVITVKVSLENLENILTSDEFEIVVLDSNQVVFLSSQAPWLYHSLLPLTQQQQTDIAIQRQYGQSEISIIEVFRSSSSQPEANANRSNNLQSNQIQKELTANQLFKLGTFNLYPAAVSNNQYQVVALKETRAELIKVLQIDVIFVVIYSLVMLIAWSWRQTYVAKVALTRLNQNLEQTVDKRTHYLKQSNQQLQQTIFQYQESQLKLKQTEQELTQTAKLAVLGELSASINHEINQPLAALRTYSENSLKLLEMERTDLVKSNLEKMIGLNNTITDIIARLKVFTRKVTKQEHHVANLHQAVNNATSILSALMIKQGITLRLSTVPDDINIAIHPTELEQVLVNLIHNATQALQQQAIDQQTLLQQTTVQQTADQQAIPQIGVEWQLHEDMCQVIIWDNGIGMSADKLEQLFDPFFTTKPEGLGLGLSISKRIIEAYHGSISAAQLEPSGMVFSLNIPLYKVNN; encoded by the coding sequence GTGACCAAAATACTGCCTAACCTAATGACTCCTTTTGTTTTATTCTCGTTGTTACTGGGAGCAGCAGGGCTGACCGCAACCCACTTTATGGCAGTACAGTTCCAAGAAAAAATCGTCACTCAGCAACTCAATGAAGCGGCCAATAAAGCCAACCTACAAATTGATTCTGAATTGGACAAATTCAAACAGATCCCGAACTTACTCAGTCATGACCCGCGCTTGCTTTCTTATTTTGACTCATCACCGCAAACAGACAAGATTTCCGCGGCTCAGCTCAATCAATTGCTGTTTGAATGGTCAAATCAAAGCCAGGCCGACACTATATATATCCATGACCCAAGTGGTACTGTGGTCGCTTCCAGTAATTATCAAAAGCCTCGCACCTTTGTGGGTGAGAACTTCTCGTTTCGCCCCTACTTTGCTTCTGCCATTCAAGGTAACAACACACACTACGTCGCACTGGGTGCCCGCTCGAATGTACGCGGTTACTTTCTATCTTCACCGCTGTATGTTGAGAATGACATTGTTGGTGTTATCACCGTAAAAGTGAGCTTAGAGAACCTCGAAAACATCCTAACCAGCGACGAATTTGAGATTGTGGTACTCGACTCTAACCAAGTGGTATTTCTATCAAGCCAAGCTCCGTGGCTTTACCATTCATTGTTGCCACTAACGCAGCAACAACAAACGGATATCGCAATTCAACGCCAATACGGTCAAAGCGAAATTTCGATCATCGAAGTCTTTCGCTCTTCAAGCTCTCAACCAGAAGCTAACGCTAATCGATCTAACAACCTTCAATCCAACCAAATCCAAAAAGAGCTCACGGCTAACCAGTTATTCAAGCTTGGTACTTTTAATCTTTACCCAGCTGCCGTCAGTAACAATCAGTACCAAGTGGTCGCACTAAAAGAGACTCGGGCTGAGCTTATAAAAGTACTGCAGATCGATGTCATCTTCGTCGTGATTTACAGCTTGGTGATGCTTATTGCTTGGTCATGGCGCCAAACCTACGTAGCGAAAGTGGCGTTGACCCGACTCAACCAAAACTTAGAGCAAACCGTTGATAAACGGACTCACTACTTGAAGCAATCCAATCAACAGCTGCAACAAACCATCTTTCAATACCAAGAGTCGCAGTTGAAGTTAAAGCAGACAGAACAAGAGCTAACACAAACTGCGAAATTAGCGGTACTTGGTGAGCTGTCAGCCAGCATTAATCATGAAATCAACCAACCACTTGCAGCACTGCGAACCTACAGCGAGAACAGCTTAAAACTGCTTGAAATGGAACGAACCGATTTGGTGAAAAGTAATCTTGAGAAAATGATTGGCCTAAACAACACCATTACCGACATCATCGCGCGACTCAAAGTCTTTACTCGCAAGGTCACCAAACAAGAGCATCATGTAGCCAACCTGCATCAAGCGGTCAACAATGCCACCAGTATTCTCAGCGCACTGATGATCAAGCAAGGCATCACGCTCAGGTTAAGCACGGTACCAGATGACATTAATATCGCGATTCATCCGACCGAGCTCGAACAAGTGCTGGTGAATCTGATTCACAACGCGACTCAAGCTCTTCAGCAGCAAGCCATAGATCAACAAACCTTGCTCCAACAAACAACAGTTCAACAAACAGCAGACCAACAGGCTATTCCGCAGATAGGCGTTGAATGGCAACTGCATGAAGACATGTGTCAGGTGATCATTTGGGATAACGGAATTGGTATGTCTGCCGACAAGCTTGAACAACTTTTTGACCCGTTTTTCACCACTAAGCCTGAAGGTTTAGGGCTTGGACTCTCTATATCTAAACGGATTATTGAAGCGTATCACGGCTCGATCAGTGCAGCCCAGTTGGAGCCGTCAGGCATGGTATTCTCGCTTAATATCCCGTTATACAAAGTTAACAACTGA
- the pdxH gene encoding pyridoxamine 5'-phosphate oxidase, whose product MELTDIRREYAKGGLRRKDLAADPIEQFNLWLEQAIEAKLTDPTAMTVATVDENGQPFQRIVLLKNVDKDGFVFYTNLGSRKAHQLEHNSKISLHFPWHPLERQVHITGTAEKLTAMENMKYFSSRPKESQLAAIASKQSSRISARGILEGKYLELKQKFAKGEIPVPSFWGGFRVRVDSIEFWQGGEHRLHDRFLFSRQDNSWDIDRLAP is encoded by the coding sequence ATGGAACTGACAGATATTCGTCGCGAATACGCTAAGGGTGGATTGAGACGTAAAGACTTGGCCGCAGACCCGATTGAGCAATTCAATCTATGGCTAGAGCAAGCCATTGAAGCGAAGTTGACGGACCCTACTGCCATGACAGTTGCTACGGTTGATGAAAATGGTCAGCCATTCCAACGAATTGTTCTGCTGAAGAATGTTGATAAAGACGGGTTCGTTTTTTACACCAACTTGGGTAGCCGTAAAGCGCACCAGCTTGAGCACAACAGCAAAATCAGTTTGCACTTCCCTTGGCATCCACTTGAGCGACAGGTTCATATTACGGGCACGGCTGAAAAGCTGACGGCTATGGAAAATATGAAGTACTTCTCGTCACGTCCAAAAGAGAGCCAATTGGCCGCGATTGCAAGTAAGCAGAGTAGCCGCATCTCAGCTCGTGGGATTTTAGAAGGTAAGTATCTAGAGCTTAAACAGAAGTTTGCTAAAGGAGAGATCCCAGTGCCTTCTTTCTGGGGGGGCTTCCGAGTTCGTGTCGATAGTATTGAGTTCTGGCAAGGTGGTGAACACCGCTTGCACGACCGTTTCTTGTTCTCTCGCCAAGACAACAGCTGGGATATTGATCGCCTAGCGCCTTAG